The Arvicola amphibius chromosome 11, mArvAmp1.2, whole genome shotgun sequence genome has a segment encoding these proteins:
- the LOC121677352 gene encoding charged multivesicular body protein 5-like translates to MTESGDKHWKVSWSIQAAHPQEMQVLLGSCLTCDFQTGCLSGVGFSSLLDKVNQFLGNTKFKAILSSRTACCERVQGRAESNGKISGLGAELGKYKDRIKEMREHPVKVNAMTLGVKTLKKAQASEADQIEDLQDLLEDMTEGAKGTQQVLGMPSIIYEDGLGAELNAQDGKLLTDEESSYLYKAASAPAIPASISVAAIPDSISTDQEARMECADG, encoded by the exons ATGACAGAAAGTGGGGACAAGCATTGGAAAGTGAGTTGGTCCATTCAGGCAGCCCACCCGCAAGAAATGCAGGTGCTTCTTGGCTCATGTCTCACATGTGACTTTCAGACAGGGTGCTTATCTGG TGTGGGCTTTTCTTCACTGCTGGACAAGGTAAATCAATTCTTAGGGAACACaaaattcaaggctatcctgtcCAGCCGGACTGCTTGCTGTGAGAGagtgcagggcagggcagagtcAAATGGTAAGATTTCAGGGTTGGGTGCTGAGCTAGGGAAATACAAGGACCGTATCAAGGAGATGAGAGAGCATCCTGTCAAGGTTAATGCCATGACATTGGGAGTAAAGACACTGAAGAAGGCACAGGCTAGTGAGGCTGACCAGATTGAGGATTTACAGGACCTATTGGAGGATATGACAGAAGGTGCAAAAGGAACTCAACAGGTGCTAGGCATGCCCAGCATTATATATGAAGATGGGCTAGGAGCAGAGTTGAATGCACAGGACGGGAAGCTTTTGACTGATGAAGAAAGCTCTTACTTGTACAAAGCAGCATCTGCTCCAGCAATTCCAGCCAGTATTTCTGTAGCAGCAATTCCAGACAGCATTTCTACTGACCAAGAGGCAAGGATGGAGTGTGCTGATGGATGA